In Saccharothrix syringae, the following are encoded in one genomic region:
- a CDS encoding penicillin-binding transpeptidase domain-containing protein, with translation MNKRTKRWVMAGGGTAAIAVIVAGAVVLWSAGEPAPTVARQPEPASPGVVAQEFVAALRDGDATRAAAATDAAEAANAAITRTKQGMSGARYQARLTSPAVPEGATSVEVDADVTWTLPDLKVLAYRTRFEVRRVGDEWRVHWSPTALHPQLGEGQGLAYSTTTGDGALLDRTGAPVAPGFAPVVMGTVRQAVGSLSGVPGSRVAVVDAAGAPVSVLLENKGEVKRSVTVTLDPAVQAAAQAAVDGVGQAAALVALQPSTGEILAVAQNAPADGIGRIALENLFEPGSTFKVVTAAAAMAGGSVGPDTPVECPGEATIGTRRITNEDSFDLGSVPLHRAFAASCNTSFSRLAADLPANALPDAAAHFGLMSDFTVAGITTNTGKVPPAESVPERVEAGIGQGDVLVTPFGMALAAATVANGRTPVPQLVRERPTPEQAPAAPPAGVVPALRSMMDEVVTGGTARELAGSGVRGKTGTAQFGDGARAHGWFIGYRGDLAFAVLVVNGGSSKVAVSATATFLAGL, from the coding sequence GTGAACAAGAGGACGAAGCGCTGGGTGATGGCCGGTGGGGGCACCGCCGCGATCGCGGTGATCGTGGCGGGCGCGGTGGTGCTGTGGTCGGCGGGTGAACCGGCGCCCACGGTGGCCCGGCAGCCCGAACCGGCCTCACCGGGCGTCGTGGCGCAGGAGTTCGTGGCCGCGCTGCGGGACGGCGACGCGACGCGCGCGGCCGCCGCGACCGACGCCGCCGAGGCGGCGAACGCGGCGATCACCAGGACGAAGCAGGGCATGTCGGGGGCGAGGTACCAGGCGCGGCTCACCTCGCCCGCCGTGCCGGAGGGCGCGACGTCGGTCGAGGTCGACGCGGACGTCACGTGGACCCTGCCCGACCTCAAGGTCCTCGCCTACCGGACCCGGTTCGAGGTGCGCCGGGTCGGTGACGAGTGGCGCGTGCACTGGTCGCCCACCGCCCTGCACCCGCAGCTCGGGGAGGGCCAGGGCCTGGCCTACTCCACCACGACCGGCGACGGCGCGCTGCTCGACCGCACCGGCGCGCCGGTGGCGCCGGGCTTCGCGCCGGTGGTGATGGGCACCGTGCGGCAGGCGGTGGGCTCGCTGTCCGGCGTCCCCGGCTCGCGGGTCGCCGTGGTCGACGCGGCGGGCGCGCCGGTGTCGGTGCTGCTGGAGAACAAGGGCGAGGTCAAGCGGTCGGTGACGGTCACCCTCGACCCGGCGGTGCAGGCCGCCGCGCAGGCCGCGGTGGACGGGGTCGGGCAGGCGGCCGCGCTGGTGGCGTTGCAGCCCTCGACCGGCGAGATCCTCGCGGTGGCGCAGAACGCCCCCGCCGACGGCATCGGGCGCATCGCGCTGGAGAACCTGTTCGAGCCGGGGTCGACGTTCAAGGTGGTGACCGCGGCGGCGGCGATGGCCGGCGGTTCGGTGGGGCCGGACACGCCGGTCGAGTGCCCCGGCGAGGCCACCATCGGCACGCGGCGGATCACCAACGAGGACTCGTTCGACCTCGGCTCGGTGCCGCTGCACCGGGCGTTCGCGGCGTCGTGCAACACGAGCTTCAGCAGGCTGGCGGCCGACCTGCCGGCGAACGCGCTGCCCGACGCCGCCGCGCACTTCGGGCTGATGTCGGACTTCACCGTCGCGGGCATCACCACGAACACGGGCAAGGTCCCGCCCGCGGAGTCGGTGCCGGAGCGGGTCGAGGCGGGCATCGGGCAGGGCGACGTGCTGGTCACGCCGTTCGGCATGGCGCTGGCGGCGGCGACCGTGGCGAACGGCCGGACGCCGGTGCCGCAGCTCGTCCGCGAGAGGCCGACGCCGGAGCAGGCGCCTGCCGCGCCGCCCGCCGGGGTCGTCCCGGCGCTGCGGTCGATGATGGACGAGGTGGTGACCGGCGGCACGGCGCGGGAGCTGGCCGGGTCCGGCGTGCGCGGCAAGACCGGCACGGCCCAGTTCGGCGACGGCGCGCGGGCGCACGGGTGGTTCATCGGCTACCGGGGTGACCTGGCGTTCGCCGTGCTGGTGGTGAACGGCGGGTCGTCGAAGGTGGCGGTGTCGGCGACCGCGACGTTCCTGGCCGGGCTCTAG
- a CDS encoding ABC transporter ATP-binding protein, whose product MRSAMRASDAPTGVRPGTFRRVLGFASPHRTKLVLFLLLPVVSAVLAVSTPVLAGQVVDAIVEGRGTSVVVWLAVAIAGIAVVDAGLGLVERWQSARIGEGLIYDLRRAVFEHVQRMPVAFFTRTRTGALVSRLNNDVIGAQRAFTSTLSGVVTNVIQLGLSLGVMFTLSWQVTALALLLLPIFVLPARRMGVRMADLQREAATLNAGMTTQMTERFSAPGATLVKLFGRPRTEVAEFAARAARVRDIGVRTAMATRWFMTGLTLVSALAQALVYGLGGYLALTGHLAAGTVVSLALLLTRLYTPLTALANARVDVMTALVSFERVFEVLDLEPMITEKSDARQVPDGPVSVEFDNVRFAYPSPDKVSLASLENVSTLDARGGEEVLHGITFRAEPGQLVALVGSSGAGKSTIASLVPRLYDVDEGAVRLSGADVRDLTSDSIRRTVGVVTQDGHLFHDTIRANLTYPRPEATEDEIRDALRRARLDQLVESLPDGLDTIVGERGYRLSGGERQRLTIARLLLAQPRVVILDEATAHLDSESEAAVQAALTEALAGRTALVIAHRLSTIRAADQILVVEDGRVVERGTHAELLNADGRYAELHRTQFDEAPV is encoded by the coding sequence ATGCGCAGCGCGATGCGGGCTTCCGACGCGCCCACGGGGGTACGCCCCGGCACGTTCCGCCGAGTGCTGGGCTTCGCCAGCCCGCACCGGACCAAGCTGGTGCTGTTCCTGCTGCTCCCAGTCGTCTCGGCGGTCCTGGCGGTGAGCACCCCGGTGCTCGCCGGCCAGGTGGTGGACGCGATCGTCGAGGGCCGCGGCACGTCGGTCGTGGTGTGGCTGGCGGTCGCGATCGCCGGGATCGCGGTCGTCGACGCGGGCCTCGGCCTGGTCGAGCGCTGGCAGTCGGCGCGCATCGGCGAGGGCCTGATCTACGACCTGCGCCGCGCGGTGTTCGAGCACGTCCAGCGCATGCCGGTCGCCTTCTTCACCCGCACCCGCACCGGCGCGCTCGTGAGCCGCCTGAACAACGACGTGATCGGCGCCCAGCGGGCGTTCACGTCCACCCTTTCGGGTGTAGTGACCAATGTCATCCAGTTGGGTCTCTCGCTCGGCGTGATGTTCACACTTTCGTGGCAAGTCACGGCGCTGGCGCTCCTCCTGCTCCCGATCTTCGTCCTGCCCGCCCGCCGCATGGGCGTCCGGATGGCCGACCTCCAGCGCGAGGCCGCGACCCTCAACGCGGGCATGACCACCCAGATGACCGAGCGCTTCTCCGCCCCCGGCGCGACCCTGGTCAAGCTCTTCGGCCGCCCCCGCACCGAGGTCGCCGAGTTCGCCGCCCGGGCCGCCCGGGTCCGCGACATCGGCGTCCGCACCGCCATGGCCACCCGCTGGTTCATGACCGGCCTGACCCTGGTGTCCGCCCTGGCCCAGGCCCTCGTCTACGGCCTCGGCGGCTACCTCGCCCTGACCGGCCACCTCGCCGCGGGCACCGTGGTCTCGCTGGCCCTGCTCCTGACCCGCCTCTACACGCCCCTGACCGCCCTGGCCAACGCGCGCGTCGACGTCATGACCGCCCTGGTTTCCTTCGAACGTGTCTTCGAGGTGCTGGACCTCGAACCCATGATCACTGAGAAGAGTGACGCCCGTCAGGTGCCGGATGGCCCCGTAAGTGTCGAGTTCGACAACGTCCGGTTCGCCTACCCCTCACCCGACAAGGTGTCCCTCGCCTCCCTGGAGAACGTGTCCACCCTGGACGCGCGCGGCGGCGAGGAGGTCCTGCACGGCATCACCTTCCGCGCCGAACCCGGCCAGCTCGTCGCGCTCGTCGGCTCGTCCGGCGCGGGCAAGTCCACCATCGCCTCGCTGGTGCCCCGCCTCTACGACGTCGACGAGGGCGCCGTCCGGCTGTCCGGCGCGGACGTCCGCGACCTCACCTCCGACTCCATCCGCCGGACCGTCGGCGTCGTGACCCAGGACGGCCACCTCTTCCACGACACCATCCGCGCCAACCTCACCTACCCGCGCCCCGAGGCCACCGAGGACGAGATCCGCGACGCCCTGCGCCGCGCCCGCCTCGACCAGCTCGTCGAGTCCCTGCCCGACGGACTCGACACGATCGTGGGAGAACGCGGCTACCGCCTCTCCGGCGGCGAACGCCAGCGCCTCACCATCGCCCGCCTGCTGCTCGCCCAGCCGAGGGTCGTCATCCTCGACGAGGCGACCGCCCACCTGGACTCCGAGTCCGAGGCCGCCGTGCAGGCCGCGCTCACCGAAGCCCTCGCCGGCCGCACCGCGCTGGTCATCGCCCACCGCCTGTCCACGATCCGCGCGGCCGATCAGATCCTGGTCGTCGAGGACGGGCGCGTCGTCGAACGCGGCACCCACGCCGAGCTGCTCAACGCCGACGGCCGCTACGCCGAGCTGCACCGGACGCAGTTCGACGAGGCCCCCGTCTAG
- a CDS encoding enoyl-CoA hydratase/isomerase family protein yields the protein MSAPTAIDAGLLERGGVRLEVAGARATITLDRPDVLNAQTPSTWAALRTIGEQLDPDVRVVVVRGSGRAFSAGLDRRMFTGGQVAGEPGLAEITARGPEAGAELIAEFQEGFRWLRDPARVTVAAVRGHAIGAGFQLALACDLRVAADDALFSMAETSLGLVPDLGGTLPLVRLVGYARAAEICLTGRRVGAEEALRIGLVNNVAAGDALDAAVDDLVTQLLRPLPGAVRETLALLTAAADGATEEEQLLAERTAQLRRLAELAALARPQS from the coding sequence ATGTCGGCACCGACCGCCATCGACGCCGGCCTGCTGGAACGCGGAGGCGTGCGGCTCGAAGTCGCCGGGGCGCGCGCGACGATCACGCTCGACCGGCCCGACGTGCTCAACGCACAGACGCCGTCCACCTGGGCGGCGTTGCGGACGATCGGCGAGCAGCTGGACCCGGACGTCCGCGTGGTGGTCGTCCGGGGCTCCGGTCGTGCCTTCTCCGCGGGCCTCGACCGGCGCATGTTCACCGGTGGGCAGGTGGCGGGCGAACCGGGGCTGGCCGAGATCACCGCGCGGGGCCCCGAAGCCGGCGCCGAGCTGATCGCGGAGTTCCAAGAGGGCTTCCGCTGGCTGCGCGACCCGGCGAGGGTGACCGTGGCCGCGGTGCGCGGGCACGCCATCGGCGCGGGCTTCCAGTTGGCCCTGGCGTGCGACCTCCGCGTGGCAGCCGACGACGCCCTCTTCAGCATGGCCGAAACCTCCCTGGGCCTGGTCCCCGACCTGGGCGGCACCCTGCCGCTGGTCAGGCTCGTCGGCTACGCGAGGGCAGCCGAGATCTGCCTGACCGGCCGCCGCGTCGGCGCGGAGGAGGCGCTACGCATCGGCCTGGTGAACAACGTCGCAGCAGGCGACGCCCTGGACGCGGCAGTGGACGACCTGGTCACCCAACTCCTCCGCCCCCTGCCAGGCGCGGTGCGCGAAACCCTGGCACTCCTGACCGCGGCAGCCGACGGGGCGACGGAGGAGGAGCAGTTGCTCGCCGAGCGCACCGCCCAGCTCCGCAGGCTCGCCGAACTGGCAGCCCTGGCACGTCCGCAGTCCTGA
- a CDS encoding helix-turn-helix domain-containing protein, whose product MADLKKGARITGATRDKLAADLKKKYEKGASIRALAESTGRSYGFVHRVLSESGVQLRGRGGATRTKKK is encoded by the coding sequence GTGGCTGACCTGAAGAAGGGCGCCCGCATCACCGGCGCCACGCGGGACAAGCTGGCCGCTGACCTGAAGAAGAAGTACGAAAAGGGCGCGAGCATCCGGGCGTTGGCCGAGTCCACCGGGCGCTCCTACGGCTTCGTGCACCGGGTGCTCAGCGAATCCGGTGTGCAGCTGCGCGGTCGCGGTGGCGCCACCCGCACGAAGAAGAAGTAA
- a CDS encoding ABC-F family ATP-binding cassette domain-containing protein produces the protein MITATDLELRAGSRILLSGATLRVQPGDRIGLVGRNGAGKTTSLRVLAGEGQPYAGDVRRSGELGYLPQDPREGDLSVIAKDRVLSARGLDQLLRDMEKMQSVMAELADDDELQGAVRKYGRLEERFAALGGYAAESEAARICTNLGLPDRVLAQPLRTLSGGQRRRVELARILFAASEAGVGAKSSTILLIDEPTNHLDADSIAWLRGFLKSHDGGLVVISHDVELLDDVVNKVWFLDATRGEVDVYNMGWKKYLEARAADEKRRRRERANAEKKAGALMAQADKMRAKATKAVAAQNMARRAEKLLAGLEETRQADKVAKIRFPQPAPCGKTPLTAEGLSKTYGSLEVFSGVDLAIDRGSRVVILGLNGAGKTTLLRLIGSMERPDSGEVVKGHGLKLGYFAQEHETLDHQASVWQNIRHAAPDVPEQQLRSLLGTFLFSGEQLDQPAGTLSGGEKTRLALAGLVSSAANVLLLDEPTNNLDPASREQVLDALRRYEGAVVLVTHDPGAVEALEPERVILLPDGTEDHWSAEYLELVQLA, from the coding sequence GTGATCACCGCAACCGACCTGGAGTTGCGCGCCGGTTCGCGCATCCTGCTCTCCGGCGCCACCCTGCGCGTCCAGCCCGGCGACCGCATCGGCCTCGTCGGCCGCAACGGCGCCGGCAAGACCACCTCCCTGCGCGTCCTGGCCGGCGAGGGCCAGCCCTACGCGGGCGACGTCCGCCGCAGCGGCGAGCTGGGCTACCTGCCCCAGGACCCGCGCGAGGGCGACCTGTCGGTCATCGCCAAGGACCGCGTCCTGTCCGCCCGCGGCCTGGACCAGCTCCTGCGCGACATGGAGAAGATGCAGTCGGTCATGGCCGAGCTGGCCGACGACGACGAGCTGCAGGGCGCGGTGCGCAAGTACGGCCGCCTCGAAGAGCGGTTCGCCGCGCTCGGCGGCTACGCGGCCGAGAGCGAGGCCGCCCGCATCTGCACCAACCTCGGCCTGCCCGACCGCGTGCTGGCCCAGCCGCTGCGCACCCTGTCCGGCGGCCAGCGCCGCCGCGTCGAGCTGGCCCGCATCCTGTTCGCCGCCTCCGAGGCGGGCGTCGGCGCCAAGTCCAGCACCATCCTGCTCATCGACGAGCCCACCAACCACCTCGACGCCGACTCCATCGCCTGGCTGCGCGGGTTCCTCAAGTCCCACGACGGCGGCCTGGTCGTGATCAGCCACGACGTCGAGCTGCTCGACGACGTGGTCAACAAGGTGTGGTTCCTCGACGCCACCCGCGGCGAGGTCGACGTCTACAACATGGGCTGGAAGAAGTACCTCGAAGCCCGCGCCGCCGACGAGAAGCGCCGCCGCCGCGAACGCGCCAACGCCGAGAAGAAGGCCGGCGCGCTCATGGCGCAGGCCGACAAGATGCGCGCCAAGGCCACCAAGGCCGTCGCCGCGCAGAACATGGCCCGCCGCGCCGAGAAGCTGCTCGCGGGCCTGGAGGAGACCCGCCAGGCCGACAAGGTCGCCAAGATCCGCTTCCCGCAGCCCGCGCCGTGCGGCAAGACCCCGCTGACCGCCGAGGGCCTGAGCAAGACCTACGGCTCGCTGGAGGTGTTCAGCGGCGTCGACCTCGCCATCGACCGCGGGTCGCGCGTGGTGATCCTCGGCCTCAACGGCGCCGGCAAGACCACCCTGCTCCGCCTGATCGGCTCGATGGAGCGCCCCGACAGCGGCGAGGTCGTCAAGGGCCACGGCCTCAAGCTCGGCTACTTCGCCCAGGAGCACGAGACGCTCGACCACCAGGCCAGCGTCTGGCAGAACATCCGCCACGCCGCCCCGGACGTCCCCGAGCAGCAGCTGCGGTCGCTGCTGGGCACGTTCCTGTTCAGCGGCGAGCAGCTCGACCAGCCCGCGGGCACCCTCTCCGGCGGCGAGAAGACCAGGCTGGCGCTCGCCGGGCTGGTGTCGAGCGCGGCCAACGTGCTGCTGCTCGACGAGCCGACCAACAACCTCGACCCGGCCAGCCGTGAGCAGGTGCTCGACGCGCTGCGCCGCTACGAGGGCGCCGTCGTGCTCGTCACCCACGACCCCGGGGCCGTCGAGGCCCTTGAGCCCGAGCGGGTGATCCTGCTGCCCGACGGGACCGAGGACCACTGGTCCGCGGAGTACCTGGAACTCGTGCAATTGGCCTGA
- a CDS encoding SDR family oxidoreductase — translation MTSEFTGKAALVTGASRGIGLGIARELLGRGASVAITGRKADALAAAAAGLADDAGVSPDRVLAVPGNAGSADDRAEAVRLVVERFGRLDVLVNNTGINPVFGALVDADLDAVRKIFDTNVVAALGFVQLAWRAWMGEHGGAVLNVASVGGLRSTGAIGAYGASKAALIRLTEELAWQLGPKVRVNAVAPAVVKTRFAEALYTGREEDAAAAYPMKRLGTPEDVARLVAFLVSDAAEWITGETVRVDGGLLATGTLG, via the coding sequence ATGACTTCGGAGTTCACGGGCAAGGCCGCCCTGGTCACGGGCGCGAGCCGGGGCATCGGCCTGGGCATCGCGCGGGAGCTGCTCGGCCGGGGCGCGTCGGTGGCGATCACCGGGCGCAAGGCGGACGCGCTGGCCGCCGCGGCGGCCGGGTTGGCCGACGACGCGGGCGTGTCGCCCGACCGCGTGCTGGCGGTGCCGGGCAACGCGGGCAGCGCCGACGACCGCGCGGAGGCCGTGCGGCTGGTGGTGGAGCGGTTCGGGCGGCTGGACGTGCTGGTGAACAACACCGGCATCAACCCGGTGTTCGGGGCGCTGGTGGACGCCGACCTGGACGCGGTGCGGAAGATCTTCGACACGAACGTGGTGGCCGCGCTGGGGTTCGTGCAGCTCGCGTGGCGGGCGTGGATGGGCGAGCACGGCGGGGCGGTGCTGAACGTGGCGTCGGTGGGCGGGCTGCGGTCCACCGGGGCGATCGGCGCCTACGGGGCGAGCAAGGCGGCGCTGATCCGGTTGACCGAGGAGCTGGCCTGGCAGCTGGGGCCGAAGGTGCGGGTGAACGCGGTGGCGCCGGCGGTGGTGAAGACGCGGTTCGCCGAGGCGCTGTACACGGGGCGCGAGGAGGACGCGGCGGCCGCCTACCCGATGAAGCGGCTCGGGACGCCGGAGGACGTGGCGCGGTTGGTGGCGTTCCTGGTGTCCGACGCGGCGGAGTGGATCACCGGGGAGACGGTGCGGGTGGACGGCGGGTTGCTGGCCACCGGCACGCTGGGCTGA
- a CDS encoding helix-turn-helix transcriptional regulator, translated as MGTLPPAARRKIGHLADIRPAPAGAPAYSRVMSADHAPPTYLTGFVGRTAETADLAAALAAPDVRLLTLAGPGGCGKTRLAAHAAAPDPDAHWVDLTATTSPAAVPALVAGALGVRLTDRDPVASLARQLADRRVLLCLDNCEHVLTAAADLVAAVLRTCRGATVLATSREPLGIPGERVWRVPPLSRDDAVALFHARAGGPPGSAAAAAAVRTACARLDGMPLGVELAAAWSGTLTPQEIVAGLDDRFRLLIRGPHGVAARHQTLAASLDWSHDLLDEPDRVLFRRLAVFRGGFTATAARGVAGPDVLTGLRRLVDKSLLTADTRGETTRYRLPETVREYAEARLDASGERDETRDRHLDTCLAAVEDAAHLLDADKDTWHALVEVDHENHRAAVEHGLTDDRGRRLAAHLAWFWHSSRRGAEGLDLLRRAVRAHPDDRTASRARLLAGLALVADTTRSTPEDRAAARTALDIADEVGDHRTACLARQLAALDLLGRDFTRAGALAAEAHEIATAADYGFGRDGADALTGILHHLRDRHAEAVPLLTRATAGLVARGDRGVAATALGFLATSAAATGDLRAARAFAERAVRVAAPLADFHRVGSAHAVLALVEGTTGRLDEAWAVLTPVLRLVEDAPAPPFVPGLVECAGRLHLWAGEPERALRAYRHEMSARPLTPHARIGLATALHRTGDTTAARREAAEVLDLVRDLGMPGLHADALHLRAELADPGEREDLHHRALAIRAEHGLAPACVHSLEALAHPAAGTTAARLLGACDRARQDMGLPRPDAGRDDDAFTEGRALRLDEAIAWIRRSRGTRSRPSSGWDSLTPAERSVVDLAVAGLTNPDIGKRLFMSRATVKTHLSHVYAKLGVANRTELATAARRHA; from the coding sequence GTGGGAACCCTGCCGCCCGCGGCCCGCCGGAAGATCGGCCACCTGGCCGATATCCGCCCCGCCCCGGCCGGGGCACCCGCATACTCCCGGGTGATGTCCGCCGACCACGCCCCACCGACGTACCTGACCGGTTTCGTCGGCCGCACCGCCGAGACCGCCGACCTGGCGGCCGCCCTCGCCGCCCCGGACGTGCGCCTGCTGACGCTGGCCGGCCCCGGCGGCTGCGGCAAGACGCGCCTGGCCGCGCACGCGGCGGCACCCGACCCGGACGCGCACTGGGTCGACCTCACCGCCACCACCTCGCCGGCCGCCGTGCCGGCGCTGGTGGCCGGGGCGCTGGGCGTGCGGCTCACCGACCGGGACCCCGTCGCGTCGCTGGCCCGCCAACTCGCCGACCGCCGGGTGCTGCTGTGCCTGGACAACTGCGAGCACGTCCTCACCGCCGCCGCGGACCTCGTCGCCGCCGTCCTGCGCACCTGCCGCGGCGCCACCGTCCTGGCGACCAGCCGCGAACCGCTGGGCATCCCGGGGGAGCGGGTGTGGCGGGTGCCGCCGCTGTCCCGCGACGACGCGGTCGCCCTGTTCCACGCCCGCGCCGGCGGCCCGCCCGGCTCCGCGGCGGCCGCCGCGGCCGTCCGCACCGCGTGCGCCCGCCTCGACGGCATGCCGCTGGGCGTCGAGCTGGCCGCCGCCTGGTCGGGCACCCTCACCCCGCAGGAGATCGTCGCCGGCCTGGACGACCGGTTCCGCCTGCTCATCCGCGGCCCGCACGGCGTGGCCGCCCGCCACCAGACGCTGGCGGCGTCCCTGGACTGGAGCCACGACCTGCTCGACGAGCCCGACCGCGTCCTGTTCCGCCGCCTGGCCGTCTTCCGCGGCGGCTTCACCGCCACCGCCGCCCGCGGCGTCGCGGGCCCCGACGTGCTCACCGGCCTGCGCCGCCTCGTCGACAAGTCGCTGCTCACCGCCGACACCCGGGGCGAGACCACCCGCTACCGCCTGCCGGAGACCGTCCGCGAGTACGCCGAGGCCAGGCTCGACGCCTCCGGTGAACGCGACGAGACCCGCGACCGCCACCTGGACACCTGCCTGGCCGCGGTCGAGGACGCCGCCCACCTCCTCGACGCGGACAAGGACACCTGGCACGCCCTGGTCGAGGTCGACCACGAGAACCACCGCGCCGCCGTCGAGCACGGCCTGACCGACGACCGGGGCCGCCGCCTCGCCGCCCACCTCGCCTGGTTCTGGCACTCCAGCCGCCGCGGCGCCGAGGGCCTGGACCTGCTGCGCCGCGCGGTCCGGGCGCACCCGGACGACCGGACCGCGTCCAGGGCGAGGCTCCTGGCCGGCCTGGCCCTGGTCGCCGACACCACCCGGTCGACCCCCGAGGACCGCGCCGCCGCCCGCACCGCCCTGGACATCGCCGACGAGGTCGGCGACCACCGCACCGCCTGCCTGGCACGCCAACTGGCGGCCCTGGACCTGCTGGGCCGCGACTTCACCCGGGCGGGCGCCCTGGCCGCCGAGGCGCACGAGATCGCCACCGCCGCCGACTACGGCTTCGGCCGCGACGGCGCCGACGCCCTGACCGGCATCCTCCACCACCTCCGCGACCGCCACGCCGAAGCCGTGCCGCTGCTCACCCGCGCCACCGCCGGCCTGGTCGCGCGCGGCGACCGGGGCGTGGCCGCCACCGCCCTGGGCTTCCTGGCCACCAGCGCGGCGGCCACCGGCGACCTCCGCGCCGCCAGGGCGTTCGCCGAACGCGCGGTGCGCGTGGCCGCCCCCCTGGCCGACTTCCACCGCGTCGGATCGGCGCACGCCGTGCTGGCCCTGGTCGAGGGCACGACCGGACGGCTGGACGAGGCGTGGGCGGTCCTGACCCCCGTCCTGCGCCTGGTCGAGGACGCGCCGGCACCCCCGTTCGTGCCGGGCCTGGTCGAGTGCGCGGGCCGCCTGCACCTGTGGGCGGGGGAGCCGGAACGGGCGCTGCGCGCCTACCGGCACGAGATGTCGGCCAGACCCCTCACCCCGCACGCCCGCATCGGCCTGGCCACCGCCCTGCACCGCACCGGCGACACCACCGCGGCCCGGCGGGAGGCGGCCGAGGTCCTGGACCTGGTGCGCGACCTGGGCATGCCCGGCCTCCACGCCGACGCCCTGCACCTGCGCGCCGAGCTGGCCGACCCCGGCGAACGCGAGGACCTGCACCACCGGGCACTGGCCATCCGCGCCGAACACGGCCTCGCCCCCGCGTGCGTGCACAGCCTGGAGGCCCTGGCCCACCCGGCCGCGGGCACGACCGCCGCCCGCCTCCTGGGCGCCTGCGACCGCGCCCGGCAGGACATGGGCCTCCCGCGCCCCGACGCCGGCCGGGACGACGACGCGTTCACCGAGGGCCGCGCCCTCCGGCTGGACGAGGCCATCGCCTGGATCCGCCGCTCACGGGGCACCAGGTCACGCCCGTCGAGCGGCTGGGACAGCCTCACCCCCGCCGAGCGCAGCGTGGTCGACCTGGCCGTGGCCGGCCTCACCAACCCCGACATCGGCAAGCGCCTGTTCATGAGCCGCGCGACGGTGAAGACCCACCTGTCCCACGTCTACGCCAAGCTCGGCGTGGCCAACCGCACCGAACTGGCCACCGCGGCCCGCCGCCACGCCTGA
- a CDS encoding DUF1579 family protein: MSDDVRAMSPDPALKQLDRFVGTWEMEGGLVGSAERNIRGRATYRWLPGGFFLEQRVRLDFAGLARIDSLEIIGYDPGTGTFPSTVYSNMSPQPLPYRWALDGDLVTITVTHGPLDATFTGRWSADGTYFSGGWRPNPGADEVVNVAYDVGGGRVE, from the coding sequence GTGTCGGACGACGTGCGGGCGATGAGCCCGGACCCGGCGTTGAAGCAGCTGGACCGGTTCGTGGGGACGTGGGAGATGGAGGGCGGGCTGGTCGGGTCCGCGGAGAGGAACATCAGGGGGCGGGCCACCTACCGGTGGTTGCCGGGTGGGTTCTTCCTGGAGCAGCGGGTGCGGTTGGACTTCGCCGGGCTCGCCCGGATCGACTCGCTGGAGATCATCGGGTACGACCCGGGAACGGGGACGTTCCCGTCGACGGTGTACTCGAACATGTCGCCGCAGCCGTTGCCGTACCGGTGGGCTCTCGACGGGGACCTGGTGACCATCACGGTGACCCACGGGCCGTTGGACGCGACTTTCACCGGCCGGTGGAGTGCGGACGGGACGTACTTCAGCGGTGGGTGGCGGCCCAACCCCGGGGCCGACGAGGTGGTGAACGTCGCCTACGACGTGGGTGGCGGACGCGTGGAGTAG
- a CDS encoding SigE family RNA polymerase sigma factor, with translation MSWDAEFTRHFDRCADSMRFTAYLLCGNHHEAEDLVQSAFLKLYLAGPRMAHREGLDAYLRQIVVRTFLAERRRMRWKREKLTDTPPELPTAGALSEDRLVVWQALSAVPAKQRATLVLRYWHDLGVEETAAALRCSVGTVKSNTNRGLKALRQRLGPEFGALWQEVSRGA, from the coding sequence GTGAGCTGGGACGCGGAGTTCACCCGACACTTCGACCGGTGCGCCGACTCGATGCGCTTCACCGCGTACTTGTTGTGCGGCAACCACCACGAGGCCGAAGACCTGGTGCAGTCCGCGTTCCTCAAGCTCTACCTGGCCGGCCCGAGGATGGCGCACCGCGAGGGCCTGGACGCCTACCTGAGGCAGATCGTGGTGCGCACCTTCCTCGCCGAGCGCAGGCGGATGCGCTGGAAACGGGAGAAGCTCACCGACACGCCGCCGGAGCTGCCGACGGCGGGGGCGCTGAGCGAGGACAGGCTGGTGGTGTGGCAGGCGCTGTCGGCGGTCCCGGCGAAGCAGCGTGCGACGCTCGTGCTGCGGTACTGGCACGACCTGGGCGTGGAGGAGACCGCAGCCGCCCTCCGCTGCTCGGTGGGGACGGTGAAGAGCAACACCAACCGAGGGCTCAAGGCGCTGCGGCAGAGGCTGGGACCGGAATTCGGGGCGTTGTGGCAGGAGGTGTCGCGCGGTGCTTGA